One Mesomycoplasma molare genomic window carries:
- a CDS encoding DUF4116 domain-containing protein encodes MTNTFKNLIKNFLENNLINDEVIQEINPHDEEKAIILIVSSKQFILNCDKANEAWNLLSKKYLNNENFLYKLFNEIKVKPEKDLFILILKKYIDSNLLQNINFMKKSVLDYGFYHLFDFDIKNIEHKNILLNMIKEKNYTFSYLDYDFKNSKDFILEALSKNIDIAKYIYDKFRDNYEIMELAIKSKPISFKYASDRLKNDLNIATLAVKKRGANLKYAPYHFKDDKEFVLLAIKKDPLSLKYASDRLKNDKDIAKIAITKRGDALEFVSNDIQDDKGFVLLAIKKDPLSLKYASDRLKNDKDVVKEGLKNFIAYKNSKYISKNIKKDEEVFECIFKAYKENFLFIYSLQNEEKKEISKIIDSKTWIRTILK; translated from the coding sequence ATGACAAACACATTCAAAAATTTAATAAAAAATTTTTTAGAAAATAATTTAATTAATGACGAAGTTATTCAAGAAATTAATCCGCACGATGAAGAAAAGGCGATTATTTTAATCGTTTCATCTAAACAATTTATTTTAAATTGCGATAAAGCTAATGAAGCATGAAATTTATTAAGTAAAAAATATTTAAATAACGAAAACTTTTTATATAAACTTTTTAATGAAATAAAAGTAAAACCTGAAAAAGATTTATTTATACTTATTTTAAAAAAATACATTGATTCAAATTTATTACAAAATATAAATTTTATGAAAAAATCTGTTTTAGATTATGGTTTTTACCATTTATTTGATTTTGATATTAAAAATATTGAGCATAAAAATATTTTATTAAATATGATTAAAGAAAAGAACTATACATTTTCATATTTAGATTATGATTTTAAAAATAGTAAAGATTTTATACTAGAAGCATTATCTAAAAATATTGATATAGCAAAATATATATATGATAAATTCAGAGACAATTATGAAATTATGGAATTGGCAATAAAAAGTAAGCCTATATCATTTAAATATGCTTCAGATAGACTAAAGAATGATTTAAATATAGCAACTCTAGCAGTTAAAAAGAGAGGAGCCAATTTAAAATACGCACCTTACCATTTTAAAGATGATAAAGAATTTGTGTTATTAGCAATAAAAAAAGACCCTTTATCACTTAAATATGCTTCCGATAGATTAAAAAATGACAAAGATATTGCTAAAATTGCAATAACTAAAAGAGGAGATGCTCTTGAGTTTGTTTCTAATGATATTCAGGATGATAAAGGATTTGTATTATTAGCAATAAAAAAAGATCCTTTATCACTTAAATATGCTTCAGATAGACTAAAAAATGACAAAGATGTAGTTAAAGAAGGTCTTAAAAACTTTATTGCTTACAAAAATTCTAAATACATTTCTAAAAATATAAAAAAAGATGAAGAAGTTTTTGAATGCATTTTTAAAGCATATAAAGAGAATTTTTTATTTATTTATTCATTACAAAACGAAGAGAAAAAAGAAATATCTAAAATAATTGATAGCAAAACATGAATAAGAACAATTTTAAAATAA